From a single Streptomyces rubradiris genomic region:
- a CDS encoding toxin Doc: MSSVIHIDVPWLLQRHEEVLPDQPAVDDFSALVAAVARHRVDPPRLGVDSDAAWRAAALLHTLAVLKPLPAANARFACATAVAYMFVSGAGIDPPYGALVDLARDLISGKTDVYGAADRLRSWQI; this comes from the coding sequence ATGTCCTCCGTCATCCACATCGACGTTCCCTGGCTGCTCCAGCGACACGAAGAAGTCCTGCCCGACCAGCCCGCCGTGGACGACTTCTCGGCGCTGGTCGCGGCCGTCGCCCGGCACCGGGTGGACCCGCCCCGGCTCGGCGTCGACTCCGACGCGGCCTGGCGGGCCGCCGCCCTGCTGCACACCCTCGCCGTGCTCAAGCCGCTGCCCGCCGCCAACGCCCGCTTCGCCTGCGCCACCGCCGTCGCCTACATGTTCGTCAGCGGCGCCGGCATCGACCCGCCCTACGGCGCGCTCGTCGACCTCGCGCGGGACCTCATCTCCGGCAAGACCGACGTCTACGGCGCCGCCGACCGGCTCCGCTCCTGGCAGATCTGA